A DNA window from Labrus mixtus chromosome 4, fLabMix1.1, whole genome shotgun sequence contains the following coding sequences:
- the LOC132973472 gene encoding protein piccolo-like → MFSSKFLSGANPLNAVSSAVNKFGLFGDDGEGDKNQKSPSKQGVPPPGEQQPGAGPGKSPQPQQGPQKSGQGPSMQKSQPPPKQGSPQLHGNGQAGPPNKPAGQQVAQKAGTQPKGPPQNGSPKSGHQQEPSKAPSQQQVPPKTGMQKQGPAKSGAPDPTMAGSQRTGTQQGSPKVGQQQQQQQQGSPRSGQQQQGSPKVAQQQQGSTKPGQQQQGVRTTPQQQYSAKPGPQQQGTKGPGTPGLSRTGSSSQGATKAGSQSKAAAKPLCPVCKTTELNMHTKEPQNHKTCTQCKTDVCSLCGFSPPDSDGREWLCLTCQIQRAQGASEPTGPSIKKPSPNKVSPAQSQPSPAPSVTKEMVTSGSSQKMQSASAKVPSKGEVAKGLESQKQASPASMQKMTPETERKSGSQKPEQTSQTGRKQSSAAPAPQQESGGLFGFGGSKPVAAKPEESVTGKMFGFGSSIFSSASTLITSAVQDEPKTTPPISPKMQSTKETRPTPVQKSVQDKKQEQVTEGKSNTVGQDKVANATKETPKAAAASQNVPKPGQACPICKMVLNKGSKDPPNYNTCTDCKSTVCNQCGFNPMPNVKEGKEWLCLNCQVKRSTGEIKTHQEKSLVDSSIKKPTPAQPVLQKTSAPGSPQRKVSTPAAQVVKAEAAKGPESLKQASPAPVQKTPQESRKTAPQKQPDHPSQTGQKQGNVTAATQQETGGFFGIGSPKSQRDAAKPAESVTGKMFGFGSSIFSSASTMISSAVQDEPKTTPPISPKISAAKDSKSPATQKSDQEIKTEQLHHTKGPLPAQPKVQKPLSDPPKKDSASAAISISGQSTCPLCKLQLNMGSKEPSNYKTCTDCRNTFCNQCGFSPMPNVKEVKEWLCLNCQMQRALGASEPPGTPMMKQQASPNKVTAPAKDVQKETCQLDKSEQKDIPTPSGSKIKETSLPGSPQRKPGTPAEQSVKPEVIKSAESQKQVSPAPGQKTMQEGRVPDPPKQPDKTNPSERKQSNTASTKQEGSVGFFGLSGPKAQTDSAKPSESLGGKMFGFGSSIFSSASTMMNSAVQDDSKKTPPVSPKMPGTKATKSPPAQKQEQEKKQEQVQQPKASPLQQAKVEKAPSEPLKDVAAFPSVSKDGQTTCPLCKVKLNIGSKESPNYNKCTECKNTVCNQCGFNPMPNVSEVKEWLCLNCQMQRALRSSELTAPPMKPHNLASKKNPSTADEKINIPNQKETLKKEQPKLDEPLKMAAPVADMLHKKGNSAPGSPKKTQPSTVSLANKATKGSEADTQESPSQKATSQLDELGIKQRKVAPDAGQETGSQLSIGGPKTKTDGSKTTESVTGKMFGFGSSIFSSASTLISSAVQDESRTTPPSPRKMSAPAHVSRKMSTVPQISPKSTPSVSPKMSPAREPKSPIQKPEQEKKPVESEQSKKDKTLSQPSKAATTTQAHSNTTQDSCPLCKVELNFGSKASPNYNSCTECKTTVCVQCGFNPMPMGEVKEWLCLNCQMKRAVEASEPLGHPTIKSQKSPSKVPSPAAVQLKDNSKPTVTQKTDSPDSAQLKKETSEPVSTQRKQSTASATATLPVKQESPATDHKVPEERTKTGPKKPPDQESIAQRKHSNTTAGTQQDSGGLFGFGGPKTQPDAAKPAESVTGKMFGFGSSIFSSASTLMTSAVDQPKTTPPVSPKMSPAKDMKSHDAQKLEQQKKAEHSLQTSATPPGQVKADKAPSASSKATEASQVPVKPGQSNCPLCKAELNTGSKDLPNYNTCTECKSTVCNQCGFTPMPTREVKEWLCLNCQMKRAVEASEPLGHPTIKSQKSPSKVPSPAAVQLKDNSKPTVTQKTDSPDSAQLKNETSEPVSPQRKQSTASATATLPVKQESPATDHKVPEERTKTGPKKPPDQESIAQRKHSNTTAGTQQDSGGLFGFGGPKTQPDAAKPAESVTGKMFGFGSSIFSSASTLMTSAVDQPKTTPPVSPKMSPAKDMKSHDAQKLEQQKKAEHSLQTSATPPGQIKADKAPSASSKATEASQVPAKPGQSNCPLCKVELNTGSKDLPNYNTCTECKSTVCNQCGFTPMPTREVG, encoded by the exons CCACAGCTGCATGGGAATGGACAGGCAGGACCCCCGAACAAGCCTGCCGGGCAACAAGTTGCTCAGAAGGCGGGGACACAGCCTAAGGGCCCACCACAGAACGGTTCACCTAAATCCGGACATCAACAAGAACCTTCAAAGGCACCATCACAACAACAGGTTCCACCTAAGACAGGGATGCAAAAACAAGGGCCTGCAAAGTCTGGCGCGCCAGACCCCACAATGGCTGGGTCGCAAAGAACTGGCACACAGCAAGGGTCACCGAAAGtaggacagcagcagcagcagcagcagcaggggtcGCCAAGATCTGGACAGCAACAACAGGGTTCCCCTAAAGTAGCCCAGCAACAACAGGGTTCAACAAAGCCAGGACAGCAACAGCAAGGAGTCAGGACTACACCACAGCAGCAGTATTCGGCTAAACCCGGGCCTCAGCAGCAAGGCACTAAGGGACCTGGTACACCTGGTCTGTCTCGGACAGGGTCTTCATCACAGGGGGCGACCAAAGCTGGATCTCAGTCAAAAGCAGCAGCTAAGCCTCTTTGCCCTGTGTGTAAAACAACAGAACTTAATATGCACACCAAGGAACCACAGAACcataaaacatgcacacagtgtaAAACGGACGTTTGCAGCTTGTGTGGCTTCAGCCCTCCAGACTCTGAT GGGCGTGAGTGGCTGTGTCTTACTTGCCAGATACAGAGAGCCCAAGGAGCTTCTGAACCAACAGGACCTTCCATAAAAAAGCCCTCGCCCAACAAAGTTTCCCCTGCTCAAAGTCAACCATCTCCTGCTCCATCTGTGACAAAAGAAATGGTGACATCAGGTTCATCTCAGAAAATGCAGTCTGCTTCTGCAAAAGTGCCATCCAAGGGTGAAGTTGCTAAAGGACTAGAGAGTCAAAAACAGGCCAGCCCAGCGTCCATGCAGAAAATGACACCTGAGACTGAGAGAAAATCTGGGTCTCAAAAACCAGAGCAGACTAGTCAAACTGGACGAAAACAAAGCAGTGCAGCTCCAGCTCCCCAGCAGGAGTCAGGAGGTTTATTTGGCTTTGGTGGCTCTAAACCTGTAGCTGCAAAGCCAGAGGAGTCAGTGACTGGAAAGATGTTTGGTTTTGGTTCCTCAATTTTTAGCTCTGCATCTACCTTGATAACCTCGGCTGTTCAGGATGAGCCTAAAACCACACCACCAATTTCTCCCAAAATGCAGTCAACAAAAGAGACCAGACCAACCCCGGTACAAAAGTCAGTTCAAGACAAGAAACAAGAGCAAGTCACCGAAGGGAAATCCAATACAGTAGGACAGGACAAAGTGGCCAATGCTACTAAAGAGACTCCaaaggcagcagcagcctcccAAAATGTCCCTAAACCAGGCCAAGCTTGTCCAATCTGCAAGATGGTGCTCAATAAGGGCTCGAAGGATCCACCCAACTACAACACCTGCACAGATTGTAAAAGTACGGTCTGCAACCAGTGTGGATTTAACCCAATGCCAAATGTTAAAGAG ggaAAAGAGTGGCTTTGTCTCAACTGCCAGGTGAAACGGTCTACTGGCGAAATTAAAACTCATCAAGAGAAATCTTTGGTTGACTCATCAATTAAAAAACCTACCCCAGCACAGCCTGTTCTACAGAAGACTTCTGCACCAGGCTCCCCTCAGAGAAAAGTATCCACTCCAGCAGCACAAGTGGTAAAGGCAGAAGCTGCTAAAGGGCCAGAAAGTTTGAAACAAGCTAGCCCAGCTCCTGTTCAGAAAACACCACAAGAGAGCCGGAAGACGGCGCCTCAGAAACAACCAGACCATCCAAGCCAAACCGGACAAAAGCAGGGAAATGTCACTGCAGCTACCCAACAGGAGACAGGCGGGTTCTTTGGTATTGGCAGTCCTAAAAGTCAGAGAGATGCTGCAAAGCCTGCTGAGTCAGTGACTGGGAAAATGTTTGGTTTTGGTTCCTCTATCTTCAGTTCTGCATCCACTATGATTTCCTCGGCAGTTCAAGATGAGCCTAAAACAACCCCACCAATTTCTCCTAAAATCTCTGCTGCAAAGGACTCCAAATCCCCCGCTACTCAGAAATCAgatcaagaaataaaaacagaacaactcCACCATACCAAGGGACCTTTACCAGCACAACCTAAAGTACAAAAACCTCTTTCAGATCCACCGAAGAAAGATTCAGCCTCCGCTGCAATTTCCATATCAGGCCAGTCTACCTGCCCTCTTTGCAAACTGCAACTCAATATGGGCTCTAAAGAGCCTTCCAACTACAAAACCTGTACAGACTGCAGAAATACTTTCTGTAACCAATGTGGATTTAGTCCCATGCCAAACGTGAAGGAG GTGAAGGAGTGGTTATGTCTTAATTGTCAGATGCAGAGAGCACTCGGAGCATCTGAGCCTCCTGGAACTCCCATGATGAAACAACAGGCCTCACCAAACAAAGTCACAGCACCTGCCAAAGACGTACAAAAGGAGACTTGCCAACTAGATAAATCTGAACAGAAAGACATTCCAACACCTTCTGGatctaaaataaaagagacatcTTTGCCAGGCTCCCCTCAGAGGAAACCCGGAACACCAGCAGAGCAGTCGGTAAAACCTGAAGTCATTAAAAGTGCTGAAAGTCAGAAACAAGTCAGCCCAGCACCTGGTCAGAAAACTATGCAGGAGGGCCGGGTGCCAGATCCTCCGAAACAACCAGACAAGACAAATCCATCTGAACGTAAGCAAAGTAATACTGCCTCGACTAAACAAGAGGGATCTGTAGGCTTCTTTGGATTAAGTGGTCCTAAAGCTCAAACTGATTCTGCAAAGCCTTCAGAATCACTAGGTGGGAAAATGTTTGGATTTGGCTCCTCTATCTTTAGTTCTGCATCAACTATGATGAACTCAGCTGTCCAAGATGATTCCAAAAAGACACCACCTGTTTCTCCCAAGATGCCTGGCACAAAGGCAACAAAATCCCCTCCTGCTCAGAAACAAGAGCAGGAGAAGAAACAAGAGCAAGTGCAACAACCGAAAGCCTCTCCATTACAACAAGCCAAGGTAGAAAAAGCTCCATCAGAACCTCTGAAAGATGTAGCAGCTTTCCCATCTGTTTCCAAGGACGGCCAAACTACTTGTCCACTATGTAAAGTGAAACTCAACATTGGATCCAAGGAGTCTCCCAACTACAACAAATGCACTGAATGCAAGAACACTGTTTGCAACCAATGTGGATTTAATCCAATGCCAAATGTGTCAGAG GTAAAGGAATGGCTATGCCTCAACTGTCAGATGCAGAGAGCTCTTAGGTCTTCTGAACTCACAGCACCTCCAATGAAACCTCATAATTTAGccagcaaaaaaaacccatctactgcagatgagaaaataaatatacctAATCAAAAGGAAACTCTTAAAAAGGAACAGCCAAAATTGGATGAACCTTTAAAAATGGCAGCTCCAGTGGCTGATATGCTTCACAAGAAGGGGAATTCTGCACCAGGGTCTCCTAAGAAAACACAGCCTTCAACAGTATCGTTAGCAAATAAGGCTACAAAAGGATCAGAGGCTGACACACAGGAGAGCCCATCTCAGAAAGCAACTTCCCAGTTAGATGAACTGggaataaaacagagaaaagtcgCCCCAGATGCAGGGCAGGAGACAGGAAGCCAACTTAGTATTGGTGGTcctaaaacaaagacagatgGTTCAAAAACAACAGAGTCTGTGACTGGGAAGATGTTTGGCTTTGGGTCTTCCATTTTTAGCTCAGCATCCACTTTGATATCATCCGCGGTTCAGGACGAATCACGCACTACACCACCAAGCCCTCGTAAGATGTCTGCACCAGCACATGTTTCCCGAAAGATGTCCACTGTGCCCCAGATTTCTCCAAAAAGTACACCGTCAGTTTCTCCCAAAATGTCGCCAGCAAGAGAGCCAAAATCTCCAATTCAGAAGCCAGAGCAAGAGAAAAAACCAGTGGAATCCGAACAgagcaaaaaagacaaaactttaTCACAGCCATCAAAAGCAGCAACAACTACCCAAGCACACTCTAATACAACCCAGGACAGCTGTCCCCTGTGTAAGGTTGAGCTGAACTTCGGATCCAAGGCATCtcccaactacaacagctgcacAGAATGCAAGACCACTGTCTGTGTCCAGTGTGGATTTAACCCAATGCCTATGGGAGAG GTCAAAGAATGGCTATGTCTGAACTGTCAGATGAAAAGAGCAGTTGAAGCATCTGAGCCTCTGGGGCATCCCACCATAAAGTCTCAAAAATCACCCAGTAAAGTTCCTTCACCTGCTGCTGTCCAATTGAAGGACAATTCCAAACCAACTGTAACGCAAAAGACAGACAGTCCGGATAGTGCTCAACTAAAGAAGGAGACCTCAGAACCAGTGTCAACACAGAGAAAGCAATCTACAGCATCAGCAACTGCTACTTTACCAGTGAAACAAGAAAGTCCAGCAACAGATCATAAAGTACCAGAAGAAAGAACAAAGACAGGTCCAAAGAAGCCACCAGATCAAGAAAGCATAGCTCAGCGCAAACACAGTAATACCACAGCAGGGACGCAGCAAGACTCAGGAGGTCTCTTTGGCTTTGGTGGTCCTAAAACTCAACCTGATGCTGCAAAGCCTGCAGAATCAGTTACTGGGAAGATGTTTGGCTTTGGGTCTTCTATCTTCAGTTCTGCATCTACTTTGATGACCTCAGCAGTTGACCAGCCCAAAACTACTCCACCAGTTTCTCCCAAGATGTCTCCTGCAAAAGATATGAAGTCTCATGATGCTCAGAAGCTTGAGCAACAGAAGAAAGCAGAGCACTCCCTGCAGACCAGTGCAACTCCACCAGGACAGGTCAAAGCTGACAAAGCCCCATCAGCATCTTCAAAGGCTACAGAAGCCTCCCAAGTACCTGTCAAACCAGGCCAGTCTAACTGTCCACTGTGTAAGGCTGAACTCAATACCGGTTCCAAGGATCTACCAAACTATAATACCTGCACTGAATGCAAGAGCACTGTCTGTAACCAATGTGGATTCACCCCAATGCCAACAAGAGAG GTAAAAGAGTGGCTATGTCTGAACTGTCAGATGAAAAGAGCAGTTGAAGCATCTGAGCCTCTGGGGCATCCCACCATAAAGTCTCAAAAATCACCCAGTAAAGTTCCTTCACCTGCTGCTGTCCAATTGAAGGACAATTCCAAACCAACTGTAACGCAAAAGACAGACAGTCCGGATAGTGCTCAACTAAAGAATGAGACCTCAGAACCAGTGTCACCACAGAGAAAGCAATCTACAGCATCAGCAACTGCTACTTTACCAGTGAAACAAGAAAGTCCAGCAACAGATCATAAAGTACCAGAAGAAAGAACAAAGACAGGTCCAAAGAAGCCACCAGATCAAGAAAGCATAGCTCAGCGCAAACACAGTAATACCACAGCAGGGACGCAGCAAGACTCAGGAGGCCTCTTTGGCTTTGGTGGTCCTAAAACTCAACCTGATGCTGCAAAGCCTGCAGAATCAGTTACTGGGAAGATGTTTGGCTTTGGTTCTTCTATCTTTAGTTCTGCATCTACTTTGATGACCTCAGCAGTTGACCAGCCCAAAACTACTCCACCAGTTTCTCCCAAGATGTCTCCTGCAAAAGATATGAAGTCTCATGATGCTCAGAAGCTTGAGCAACAGAAGAAAGCAGAGCACTCCCTGCAGACCAGTGCAACTCCACCAGGACAGATCAAAGCTGACAAAGCCCCATCAGCATCTTCAAAGGCTACAGAAGCCTCCCAAGTACCTGCCAAACCAGGCCAGTCTAACTGTCCACTGTGTAAGGTTGAACTCAATACCGGTTCCAAGGATCTACCAAACTATAATACCTGCACTGAATGCAAGAGCACTGTCTGTAACCAATGTGGATTCACCCCAATGCCAACAAGAGAGGTAGGTTAA